The following proteins are encoded in a genomic region of Candidatus Campbellbacteria bacterium:
- a CDS encoding 50S ribosomal protein L25 codes for MTVVQIQKRDGGKPDTLRANGRIPGVLYGPKEPTQAISVDQKVFEKLWKEAGESTVITLEGVGEPKDALIHEVDFHPVTDIARHVDFYVIEKGKKVQTEVPLVFVGESPAVKNLGGTLMKVMHEVKVEAFPKDLPHEILIDVSTLETFEGRIAIKDIPVPAGVAIQEELEETVVSVSQPKEEEEAPVAEIDMESIEVEKRGKKEEEGEEGGEATGEDAEKPEKTEKPEKN; via the coding sequence ATGACGGTAGTACAGATACAAAAACGAGATGGAGGAAAGCCAGACACGCTTCGTGCAAACGGGCGTATTCCTGGTGTACTCTATGGTCCAAAAGAGCCAACACAAGCTATTTCTGTTGATCAGAAGGTGTTTGAGAAGCTCTGGAAAGAAGCAGGTGAGTCAACTGTCATCACTCTTGAGGGTGTGGGTGAACCCAAAGATGCGCTCATTCACGAAGTTGATTTTCATCCAGTGACTGACATCGCTCGCCACGTTGATTTTTATGTTATTGAGAAAGGAAAGAAGGTGCAAACAGAAGTTCCCCTTGTATTTGTTGGTGAGTCACCAGCAGTTAAGAACCTTGGAGGAACACTTATGAAAGTTATGCACGAAGTTAAAGTGGAAGCATTTCCAAAGGACTTGCCACATGAGATACTAATAGATGTATCGACACTTGAAACCTTTGAGGGTCGTATCGCCATTAAAGATATACCAGTACCCGCGGGTGTGGCCATTCAGGAAGAGTTAGAAGAAACAGTAGTATCTGTGTCACAACCGAAAGAAGAAGAGGAGGCGCCAGTTGCTGAAATAGACATGGAGTCTATTGAAGTTGAAAAGAGGGGCAAGAAAGAGGAAGAAGGAGAGGAAGGCGGAGAGGCCACGGGAGAAGATGCGGAAAAGCCAGAAAAGACAGAAAAGCCGGAAAAAAACTAG
- a CDS encoding cadherin domain-containing protein: MSVVFADVFAPASCVGLFSTDLVAEMKHEIEYRIEGLTANDSTKKIFSTRGTDMDPWTRSATVWITEGDTPLALTGASPWNSNSSFTKAGVLISPRHIVFANHFPITNGSTIIFIADDNTIVTRTLQAQVEIVFQPNQDDIQLGVLNADVPAGIAFYPIVSKEEVERYFSEPIVPFILFDQEQKASIVDLDYSYSSMDGHASLSFFTPPATTTRYAFSEALVGGDSGQPGFFVIDGQPTLTTTITGDGYGPFYGAYTEALNEAILDLGNDGGYQISTYDLSCFVGNETPVVTPDTLTLSENSPINTVVGTVTATDAYGGNTLTYTIVSGNTDSAFTIDGATGVLTVQTASVIDFETNPSFDLVVGATDNWMTPRTGTGTTHIDLEDVLEVVVPTVTTDAVSSIEQTTAVGNGTISTTGGENVTARGFTFGLTTAYGATTTENGVFSTGVFSGSLTSLVCETLYHVKVWASNPTAGIAYGADRSFTTSTCSVEEEESGGGGDNKKPIIPAVPEAVPQNDTKILQTLLIQLKSLIVQFIALGGIPTPEMVVFLGPISEKNEYSRDLTLGDSGQDVVKLQIFLITQNSGSFARTLFLVGATGYFGTRTQQALAEFQMVKGVTPSIGYFGQKTRAVVLGLSRTVAF, translated from the coding sequence GTGTCCGTGGTGTTTGCCGACGTGTTTGCTCCCGCAAGCTGTGTCGGTCTTTTTTCAACAGATCTCGTAGCAGAAATGAAGCATGAGATTGAGTACCGTATTGAGGGTCTAACTGCAAACGACAGCACTAAAAAGATTTTTTCAACGCGGGGAACCGATATGGATCCGTGGACGAGAAGTGCGACTGTGTGGATCACCGAAGGAGATACTCCACTTGCTTTGACGGGAGCATCACCGTGGAACTCCAATTCAAGTTTTACAAAGGCGGGCGTTCTTATCTCTCCCCGACACATCGTATTTGCAAATCACTTTCCGATAACCAATGGATCAACGATTATTTTTATTGCGGATGACAATACGATTGTTACACGCACCTTACAGGCCCAGGTGGAAATTGTTTTTCAGCCGAACCAAGATGACATTCAGCTCGGTGTCCTCAATGCCGACGTTCCTGCGGGAATAGCGTTCTATCCGATTGTGAGTAAAGAAGAAGTTGAACGCTACTTCTCTGAACCCATAGTGCCATTTATTCTTTTTGATCAGGAACAAAAAGCCTCAATCGTTGACCTTGATTATTCATACAGTTCAATGGACGGGCATGCGTCGCTTTCGTTTTTTACTCCGCCGGCGACAACGACGCGTTATGCGTTCAGTGAAGCGCTTGTGGGTGGAGACTCGGGTCAACCCGGTTTCTTTGTCATCGACGGACAGCCGACGCTTACCACCACGATTACAGGTGACGGCTATGGCCCTTTTTATGGCGCATATACAGAGGCGCTCAATGAAGCGATTCTTGACCTTGGCAATGATGGCGGGTATCAAATCTCAACCTATGATCTATCGTGTTTTGTTGGAAATGAAACTCCCGTGGTTACACCTGATACTCTTACACTTTCCGAAAACAGTCCTATAAATACAGTTGTTGGTACGGTCACGGCGACTGACGCATATGGTGGTAACACGCTTACATACACCATTGTGTCTGGGAATACAGATTCGGCGTTTACCATTGATGGAGCGACAGGTGTTCTGACCGTCCAAACAGCATCGGTGATTGATTTTGAAACAAATCCATCTTTTGATCTTGTTGTCGGAGCAACAGACAACTGGATGACGCCAAGAACCGGAACAGGAACAACACACATTGACCTTGAAGATGTTCTTGAGGTGGTGGTTCCTACGGTGACGACCGATGCGGTATCTTCAATTGAACAAACTACCGCGGTTGGAAATGGGACGATTAGTACAACTGGTGGAGAAAATGTGACAGCACGTGGTTTTACATTTGGTCTCACCACGGCATATGGTGCAACAACAACAGAGAACGGGGTTTTTTCAACGGGAGTTTTTTCTGGAAGTCTTACGTCACTTGTATGCGAAACGTTGTATCACGTGAAGGTGTGGGCATCAAATCCGACGGCTGGAATTGCTTATGGTGCAGATAGATCGTTCACCACGTCTACATGCTCGGTAGAAGAGGAAGAAAGTGGAGGTGGTGGGGATAACAAAAAACCAATAATCCCTGCAGTGCCTGAAGCCGTACCCCAAAATGACACAAAGATTCTTCAAACACTTCTTATTCAGCTCAAATCTCTTATCGTACAATTCATTGCCCTTGGTGGCATTCCCACACCAGAGATGGTTGTGTTTCTTGGTCCAATCTCAGAAAAAAATGAGTACTCACGCGACCTCACCCTTGGCGATAGTGGACAAGACGTTGTCAAACTTCAAATATTTCTTATTACACAAAACTCGGGTTCTTTCGCTCGCACTTTGTTCTTGGTTGGTGCGACTGGTTATTTTGGCACACGTACCCAACAAGCTCTCGCTGAATTTCAAATGGTCAAAGGAGTTACCCCTTCAATAGGATATTTTGGTCAAAAAACCCGAGCCGTTGTACTGGGGCTCTCTAGGACGGTTGCATTTTAA